From Granulicella sp. WH15, the proteins below share one genomic window:
- the der gene encoding ribosome biogenesis GTPase Der — protein sequence MAPEKKRLGKKHRQASTRPKKGRAPKATPTTGAVDPRKRKVIATKKAKEAEKARISRRSPEFEQKRIIAGDSDEKQGRNSAKASQDRPSRTAPLPARRIHAAAHPEDDWREAELLALQLSVTTEHAASKALPLIAICGRPNVGKSTLFNRLTGSRRSIVGDEPGITRDRIYGEIEWQNQHARLVDTGGVIPDDEALIPSEIFRQAQVALQEADAIVMVVDGRTELASPDLELARLLLRGGKPVFLAVNKIDTEHMNLMAENFRRLGFKNVLPISAEHGSGVGDLLDEVFAVLPQPTDVAEVEEEPEFEPFEDEETEPEDGGPKLVRKQRTHGEYESRETKVAIIGRPNVGKSTLLNALTDSKRAIVSPIAGTTRDAVDEIVERKGHLFRFVDTAGIRRKGKTKLMAEKLSVIMARKHLEAADVSLLVIDATEGVTGIDANIGGYAHESGRSVIIVINKWDLMTTARTDGKPPADQKVYAQQVRDALKYLDYAPLLFISAAPADSDKPRAINEVFAKVELVARERRKRVSTGQMNKFLEKVDFQRASVPMNKRVRIYYMTQAQVAPPTFVLFTDKDVKMHFSFERFLANQIRENFGFIGSPIWFKIRARNKKKEAE from the coding sequence ATGGCTCCAGAGAAGAAGCGGTTAGGCAAGAAGCATCGGCAGGCGAGTACGCGTCCGAAGAAGGGGCGCGCGCCGAAGGCTACGCCGACGACTGGAGCGGTGGACCCGCGTAAGCGCAAGGTGATCGCCACCAAGAAGGCCAAAGAGGCCGAGAAAGCACGCATCTCGCGGCGGTCGCCGGAGTTCGAGCAGAAGCGCATCATCGCGGGCGACAGCGACGAGAAGCAGGGGCGCAACTCCGCCAAAGCCTCGCAGGACCGGCCCTCGCGCACGGCTCCGCTGCCGGCGCGGCGGATTCACGCGGCGGCTCATCCCGAGGACGACTGGCGCGAGGCCGAGCTGCTGGCGTTGCAACTCTCCGTCACGACCGAGCACGCGGCCTCGAAGGCGCTGCCGCTCATCGCCATCTGCGGGCGGCCCAACGTGGGCAAGAGCACGCTCTTCAACCGCCTGACAGGCTCGCGGCGCTCCATCGTGGGCGACGAGCCGGGCATCACACGCGACCGCATCTACGGCGAGATCGAGTGGCAGAACCAGCACGCACGGCTGGTCGATACCGGCGGCGTCATCCCCGATGACGAGGCGCTGATCCCGAGCGAGATCTTCCGCCAGGCGCAGGTGGCGCTTCAGGAAGCCGACGCGATCGTCATGGTCGTAGACGGGCGCACGGAGCTGGCCTCGCCCGACCTCGAACTAGCGCGGCTGCTGCTGCGCGGCGGCAAGCCCGTCTTTCTGGCCGTCAACAAGATCGACACCGAGCACATGAACCTGATGGCGGAGAACTTCCGCCGCCTGGGCTTCAAGAACGTGCTGCCCATTTCGGCGGAGCATGGCTCGGGCGTGGGCGACCTGCTGGACGAGGTCTTCGCGGTGCTGCCGCAGCCTACCGACGTGGCCGAGGTTGAGGAAGAGCCGGAGTTCGAGCCGTTCGAGGACGAGGAGACCGAGCCGGAGGATGGTGGGCCGAAGCTGGTGCGCAAGCAGCGCACGCACGGCGAGTACGAGTCGCGGGAGACCAAGGTTGCGATCATCGGCCGTCCGAACGTGGGCAAGAGCACGCTGCTGAACGCCCTGACGGACTCGAAGCGGGCCATCGTCTCTCCCATTGCGGGAACGACGCGGGATGCGGTCGATGAGATCGTCGAGCGCAAGGGGCACCTCTTCCGGTTTGTGGATACGGCGGGGATTCGGCGCAAGGGCAAGACCAAGCTGATGGCCGAGAAGCTGTCGGTGATTATGGCGCGGAAGCACCTCGAGGCGGCGGACGTCTCGCTGCTGGTGATCGACGCCACCGAGGGCGTGACGGGGATCGACGCCAACATCGGCGGGTACGCGCACGAGTCGGGGCGGTCGGTGATTATCGTCATCAACAAGTGGGACCTGATGACGACGGCGCGGACCGACGGCAAGCCTCCGGCGGACCAGAAGGTTTACGCGCAACAGGTTCGCGATGCGTTGAAGTATCTGGACTACGCGCCGCTGCTGTTCATCTCGGCTGCTCCGGCCGATAGCGACAAGCCGCGGGCGATCAACGAGGTCTTCGCCAAGGTGGAGCTGGTAGCGCGCGAGCGGCGTAAGCGCGTCTCGACCGGGCAGATGAACAAGTTCCTCGAGAAGGTCGACTTCCAGCGAGCTTCCGTGCCGATGAACAAGCGCGTGCGCATCTACTACATGACGCAGGCTCAGGTGGCTCCGCCGACCTTTGTGCTGTTTACCGACAAGGACGTGAAGATGCACTTCTCGTTCGAGCGGTTTCTGGCCAATCAGATTCGGGAGAACTTTGGGTTTATCGGCTCGCCGATCTGGTTCAAGATTCGGGCGCGGAACAAGAAGAAAGAAGCGGAGTAA
- the trmFO gene encoding methylenetetrahydrofolate--tRNA-(uracil(54)-C(5))-methyltransferase (FADH(2)-oxidizing) TrmFO, with protein sequence MSSRIRVIGGGLAGPEAALQAAAAGCQVDLYEMRPTRSTEAHQTADFAELVCSNSLKSESENTAPWLLKQEMRRAGCFLLEDADATAVPAGHALAVDRVAFSARVAARLEASPNITIHREEVLSLDESDAGGDAALTIIASGPLSSPSLTADLQRLTGSEHLAFYDSISPIVDASSIDMDKVYFAARWDKGTADYINCPFTKDEYNAFIDALTAAEKIEQKSWEQLPDEEAAAAAVPLQYFEGCLPIEETARRGRDTLRFGPMKPAGLTNPKTGRWPYACVQLRQENLRADSYNLVGFQNHLKFGEQARVLRMIPGLEHATFLRYGQIHRNTYIHAPSLLNETLQLKAHPRFMIAGQLSGVEGYTESIASGMLAGIFAAAIVNGRTPVPAPRLTAHGSLMHYITHAETKKFQPANITFDLLPPLEEELRKQIRDKKERHRIQCDRALEAWSDWRKQL encoded by the coding sequence ATGAGTAGTCGTATCCGTGTCATCGGCGGCGGCCTTGCCGGTCCCGAAGCCGCTCTTCAGGCCGCCGCCGCAGGTTGTCAGGTAGACCTCTACGAGATGCGCCCCACGCGTTCCACCGAGGCCCACCAGACCGCCGACTTCGCCGAACTGGTCTGCTCGAACTCGCTCAAATCCGAGAGCGAGAACACTGCCCCCTGGCTGCTGAAGCAGGAGATGCGCCGGGCCGGATGCTTCCTGCTCGAAGACGCCGACGCCACCGCTGTTCCTGCGGGACATGCCCTTGCTGTGGATCGCGTGGCCTTTTCGGCTCGCGTAGCCGCCCGGCTGGAGGCTTCGCCCAACATCACCATCCATCGCGAGGAGGTACTGAGTCTCGACGAGAGTGACGCCGGTGGCGATGCGGCCCTGACCATCATCGCCAGCGGCCCGCTGAGCAGCCCCTCCCTCACCGCCGACCTCCAGCGCCTCACCGGCTCCGAGCACCTGGCCTTCTACGACTCCATCTCGCCCATCGTCGACGCCAGCAGCATCGACATGGACAAGGTCTACTTTGCCGCGCGCTGGGACAAGGGCACCGCCGACTACATCAACTGCCCCTTCACCAAGGATGAGTACAACGCCTTCATCGACGCCCTTACCGCCGCCGAGAAGATCGAGCAGAAGTCCTGGGAGCAGCTCCCCGACGAGGAGGCCGCTGCCGCAGCCGTGCCGCTACAGTACTTCGAAGGCTGCCTGCCCATTGAAGAGACCGCTCGCCGTGGCCGCGATACGCTCCGCTTCGGCCCTATGAAGCCTGCCGGGCTTACCAACCCAAAGACCGGCCGCTGGCCCTACGCCTGCGTGCAGTTGCGCCAGGAGAACCTCCGCGCCGACAGCTACAACCTTGTTGGCTTCCAGAACCACCTGAAGTTCGGCGAGCAGGCCCGTGTGCTGCGGATGATCCCCGGCCTCGAGCATGCGACCTTCCTGCGCTACGGCCAGATTCACCGCAACACCTACATCCACGCGCCCTCGCTGCTCAACGAGACGCTGCAACTGAAGGCCCATCCGCGCTTTATGATCGCGGGCCAGCTCTCCGGGGTCGAGGGCTACACGGAGTCCATCGCCAGCGGGATGCTGGCCGGGATCTTCGCCGCCGCCATCGTGAATGGCCGCACGCCCGTACCGGCTCCGCGCCTGACGGCTCACGGATCGCTGATGCACTACATCACCCACGCGGAGACGAAGAAGTTCCAACCGGCCAACATCACCTTCGACCTGCTGCCTCCGCTTGAAGAGGAGCTGCGTAAGCAGATCCGCGACAAGAAGGAACGCCACCGCATCCAGTGCGACCGCGCCTTGGAGGCTTGGTCCGACTGGCGTAAACAGCTATAA
- a CDS encoding GNAT family N-acetyltransferase: MKRPMHVIRPATSEDAPEILAFIRELALYEREPDAVRASLSDILRDGWGPQKRFHCLLAESDGAPAGFALYFHNYSTWRGHAGIHVEDLYVRPAYRRRGIGKALLAAVAAIAIDEGCPRLQWDVLEWNTPAITFYEAIGAKRLMEWRTMRISDSALSLLASASSSGSSVDSPGAL, translated from the coding sequence GTGAAGAGGCCAATGCACGTGATCCGCCCCGCCACCTCCGAAGACGCGCCCGAGATTCTAGCCTTCATCCGTGAGCTTGCCCTGTACGAGCGCGAACCCGATGCGGTTCGCGCCTCCCTGTCCGATATCCTTCGCGATGGCTGGGGCCCGCAGAAGAGATTCCATTGCCTCCTCGCCGAGTCCGACGGTGCTCCTGCCGGATTCGCCCTCTACTTCCACAACTACTCCACCTGGCGCGGCCACGCGGGCATCCATGTGGAGGACCTCTACGTTCGTCCCGCCTACCGCCGCCGCGGCATCGGCAAGGCGTTGCTCGCCGCCGTCGCAGCCATCGCCATCGACGAGGGCTGCCCGCGCCTGCAGTGGGACGTGCTCGAGTGGAACACCCCGGCCATCACCTTCTACGAGGCCATCGGGGCCAAACGCCTGATGGAGTGGCGCACCATGCGCATCTCCGACAGCGCCCTCTCGCTGCTGGCCTCTGCCTCGTCTTCCGGTTCTTCCGTTGATTCCCCTGGAGCACTATGA
- a CDS encoding 3-deoxy-D-manno-octulosonic acid transferase, producing the protein MGMVVYSLLLALGLVLSAPWWLWRMATSGRYRAGLAGRLGIVPPSLRQAVKGKQVIWFHAVSVGEVVAASRLIAQLQEAFPRWVMVVSTTTMTGQKIARERLGKAPVFYLPLDFAWAVRAYLRVLQPRLMVLMESELWPRLLVECERAAVPVAVVNARISDRSFPRYMRLRRLWRPLLRKVTIFLAQGQETASRLVAIGAPTERVRVAGNLKYHNGTPDMGASSITTMLQGLVSDRKLVVAGSTLPGEEEMLLEAWPGVVAQVPEAVLLIAPRHPERFAEVMRMVDGSGLRSYRATEMQQEKPEEITAGSVVLLDTVGDLATVYGLACVAFLGGSLVAKGGHNPLEAALFGVPVVMGGSYENFRAVVDGMRAAEAIRIVTREQLGDALVELLRDGQEMGARGRTEYRKQSGAVGRTVTVLLDLLEVMD; encoded by the coding sequence ATGGGAATGGTCGTTTATAGCTTGCTGCTGGCGCTGGGCTTGGTGCTGAGTGCGCCGTGGTGGCTGTGGAGAATGGCGACCAGCGGGCGGTATCGCGCGGGGCTGGCGGGGCGGCTGGGGATAGTGCCGCCTTCACTCAGGCAGGCTGTCAAAGGCAAGCAGGTCATCTGGTTTCATGCGGTGTCGGTGGGCGAGGTCGTCGCGGCATCGCGGCTGATCGCGCAGTTGCAGGAGGCGTTTCCGAGGTGGGTCATGGTGGTCTCGACGACGACGATGACCGGGCAGAAGATCGCGCGCGAGCGGCTGGGTAAGGCTCCGGTGTTCTATCTTCCGCTGGACTTCGCGTGGGCTGTTCGGGCGTATCTGCGGGTGCTTCAACCCCGGCTGATGGTGCTGATGGAGAGCGAGCTGTGGCCACGCCTTCTGGTGGAGTGCGAGCGGGCAGCGGTGCCGGTGGCGGTCGTCAATGCACGAATCTCGGACCGCTCGTTCCCGCGGTATATGCGGCTGCGCCGGCTGTGGAGGCCGCTGCTGCGGAAGGTGACGATCTTTCTGGCTCAGGGGCAGGAGACGGCCTCGCGGCTGGTAGCGATTGGGGCTCCGACGGAGCGAGTGCGCGTGGCGGGCAACCTGAAGTACCACAACGGCACTCCTGATATGGGGGCTTCGTCGATCACGACGATGCTGCAAGGTCTGGTGAGCGATAGGAAGCTCGTGGTCGCAGGCAGTACCCTGCCGGGCGAGGAAGAGATGCTGCTCGAGGCGTGGCCGGGGGTAGTGGCGCAGGTGCCGGAGGCGGTGCTGCTGATCGCTCCACGGCATCCGGAGCGGTTCGCCGAGGTGATGCGGATGGTGGATGGCTCGGGCCTGCGGAGCTACCGCGCTACCGAGATGCAGCAGGAAAAGCCGGAGGAGATTACGGCCGGGAGCGTGGTGCTGCTCGATACGGTGGGCGACCTGGCGACGGTCTACGGGCTGGCCTGTGTAGCGTTTCTGGGGGGCAGCCTGGTGGCCAAGGGCGGGCATAATCCTCTGGAGGCGGCGCTCTTCGGCGTGCCCGTGGTGATGGGCGGCTCGTACGAAAACTTCCGCGCGGTGGTGGACGGGATGAGGGCAGCGGAGGCGATTCGGATTGTGACTCGCGAGCAGTTGGGAGACGCTTTGGTGGAGCTGCTGCGGGATGGGCAGGAGATGGGTGCCAGGGGTAGGACCGAGTACCGGAAGCAATCCGGTGCCGTGGGGCGGACGGTGACCGTGCTGCTGGACTTGCTGGAGGTGATGGATTGA
- the lpxK gene encoding tetraacyldisaccharide 4'-kinase produces the protein MKRAWGLPLVPLYRAGLGLKGLFAGEPKRLAWPVVSVGSLSAGGAGKTPVVKALAGVLGRMGVQVDVLSRGYGRSSKAIERVDADGDAQRFGDEPMELARAGVEVFVGADRYAAGLMAEAQGGQGVHLLDDGFQHRRLARDLDVVLLTAQDVGDSLLPAGDLREPLRALARADVIVLREDEAAELQAWLSARGLRAEVWVVRRRLSLPADMPSRPVAFCGIARPEGFFAGLVEAGFTPRVRIAFADHQKYGIAEIERLAEAAKLLRADGFVTTAKDEVKLTGPLRTLLETAGPIRAAELRVEMVDEEAVRRRLRF, from the coding sequence TTGAAGCGGGCGTGGGGATTGCCTCTGGTGCCGCTGTATCGGGCGGGGCTGGGGCTGAAGGGTCTGTTTGCGGGTGAACCGAAGCGGCTGGCATGGCCGGTGGTGAGCGTGGGCAGCCTCTCCGCCGGTGGTGCCGGGAAGACTCCCGTGGTCAAGGCGCTGGCCGGGGTACTGGGCCGCATGGGCGTGCAGGTGGATGTGCTCTCGCGTGGGTACGGGCGGTCTTCGAAGGCAATCGAGCGTGTCGACGCGGACGGAGATGCGCAGCGGTTCGGCGATGAGCCGATGGAGCTGGCACGGGCTGGCGTGGAGGTCTTCGTCGGGGCCGACCGCTATGCGGCGGGGCTGATGGCCGAAGCCCAAGGTGGGCAGGGGGTTCATCTGCTCGATGATGGATTTCAGCATCGGCGGCTGGCGCGGGACCTGGATGTGGTGCTGCTGACCGCTCAGGACGTGGGCGATTCCCTGCTTCCGGCGGGCGATCTGCGCGAGCCCCTGCGGGCGCTGGCCAGGGCGGATGTGATCGTACTGCGGGAGGATGAGGCCGCCGAACTTCAAGCCTGGCTGTCGGCGCGGGGGCTACGGGCTGAGGTCTGGGTGGTACGGCGGCGGCTGTCGCTGCCTGCGGATATGCCCTCGCGGCCGGTGGCGTTCTGCGGGATTGCGCGGCCGGAGGGGTTCTTTGCCGGACTGGTGGAGGCTGGGTTCACGCCCCGGGTCAGGATTGCTTTTGCCGATCACCAGAAGTACGGGATCGCGGAGATCGAGCGGCTGGCCGAGGCAGCGAAGCTGTTGCGGGCCGATGGGTTTGTGACGACCGCCAAGGATGAGGTGAAGCTCACCGGGCCGCTGCGGACGCTGCTCGAGACGGCGGGGCCGATCCGGGCGGCAGAGCTGCGGGTGGAGATGGTGGATGAGGAGGCGGTGCGGCGGCGGCTGAGATTTTAA
- a CDS encoding glycosyltransferase family 9 protein — translation MRVSTPNRLRVLIVRVGAMGDVLHALPAVAALRQKNPWCHIGWAIEPAWWPLLEASDGSRPLVDRVHEVPTRAWKRRPFSLQTAREIAGLRRELRAGRYDICVDLQGSIRSAMIGRLSGAKRLVGPEEPRERQARMLYTERVRTESVHVIEQACELLGGAVKMELTPGVAALPTDEDARAHCAEALIKFGVVNGERFVLLAPTAGWGAKMWPTGRFRELAVRLRTAGFRVVVNAASEKDIVARQVAAGGVAEIFACGVGELASVVRAATLVVGGDTGPVQMAGALGTPAVALFGPTDPARTGPQRFPGSRVRVLRDPASVVDHRRHTATEAGLARIGVDEVFEAAMEMIYK, via the coding sequence TTGCGAGTCTCAACTCCAAATCGGCTGAGAGTGCTGATCGTGCGCGTGGGCGCTATGGGAGACGTGCTGCACGCCCTGCCCGCCGTGGCTGCGCTGCGGCAAAAAAACCCCTGGTGCCACATCGGCTGGGCGATCGAGCCAGCCTGGTGGCCGCTGCTCGAGGCCAGCGACGGCTCAAGGCCGCTGGTCGACCGGGTCCACGAGGTTCCTACCCGCGCCTGGAAACGGCGGCCGTTCTCCCTGCAGACGGCGCGTGAGATCGCCGGGCTGCGGCGGGAGCTGCGCGCCGGTCGCTACGACATCTGCGTCGATCTTCAGGGGTCGATCCGGTCGGCGATGATCGGGCGGCTCTCGGGAGCCAAACGGCTGGTGGGGCCGGAAGAACCACGAGAGCGTCAGGCCCGGATGCTGTACACGGAGCGGGTGCGGACCGAGTCCGTCCATGTGATCGAGCAGGCGTGCGAGCTGCTGGGCGGGGCTGTGAAGATGGAGTTGACGCCCGGGGTGGCCGCTCTTCCCACCGACGAAGATGCCCGCGCCCACTGCGCCGAGGCGTTGATAAAGTTCGGCGTCGTGAACGGGGAGCGGTTCGTGCTGCTGGCTCCCACGGCGGGCTGGGGCGCGAAGATGTGGCCCACGGGGCGGTTTCGGGAGCTGGCCGTGCGGCTGCGGACGGCGGGCTTCCGGGTGGTGGTCAACGCGGCCTCGGAGAAGGACATCGTGGCGAGGCAGGTGGCGGCGGGCGGCGTGGCCGAGATCTTCGCCTGCGGGGTTGGCGAGCTGGCGAGCGTGGTGCGGGCGGCGACTCTGGTCGTCGGCGGCGATACCGGGCCGGTACAGATGGCCGGGGCGCTGGGAACGCCCGCCGTGGCTCTCTTCGGACCCACCGATCCGGCGCGGACCGGGCCGCAGAGGTTTCCGGGCAGCCGGGTCCGGGTGTTGCGCGATCCGGCAAGTGTGGTGGACCATCGGCGGCACACGGCGACCGAGGCTGGGTTGGCTCGGATCGGGGTGGATGAGGTCTTTGAGGCGGCGATGGAGATGATCTACAAGTAA
- a CDS encoding methyltransferase, translating into MAERTGWQRVAKRIRVPMGFVFAVVFLTLARPSWKTLAVSLVLVLPGLWLRGYAAGYVRKNSELTTTGPYAHTRNPLYLGSMLIAFGFAAASASWVIFIALAALFAAIYIPTIQGEESYLREHFAGFDAYAAAVPRLLPRLTAAPSTGERGSFSAKLYRHHREYNAAMGVGALYAALLIRLVLER; encoded by the coding sequence ATGGCAGAACGTACGGGCTGGCAGCGGGTGGCAAAACGGATTCGGGTTCCCATGGGATTCGTCTTTGCGGTGGTGTTCCTGACCCTGGCCCGGCCTAGCTGGAAGACGCTGGCGGTGAGCCTGGTGCTGGTGCTGCCGGGTCTCTGGCTGCGCGGCTATGCTGCCGGATATGTCCGTAAAAACTCCGAGCTGACGACCACCGGCCCCTACGCCCACACGCGCAACCCGCTCTACCTGGGGTCGATGCTGATCGCCTTCGGATTTGCGGCGGCTTCGGCAAGCTGGGTGATCTTTATTGCTCTGGCGGCGCTCTTCGCGGCGATCTATATCCCGACCATCCAGGGCGAGGAAAGCTATCTGCGTGAACACTTTGCGGGCTTCGATGCCTATGCGGCGGCGGTGCCGCGGCTGCTCCCACGACTGACGGCGGCTCCCTCCACGGGCGAACGGGGAAGTTTTTCCGCGAAGCTCTACCGGCATCATCGCGAGTACAATGCTGCTATGGGTGTCGGCGCACTGTACGCCGCGCTTCTGATTCGTCTTGTGCTCGAGCGATAG